A stretch of the Amycolatopsis sp. BJA-103 genome encodes the following:
- a CDS encoding TauD/TfdA dioxygenase family protein has product MSIELPDRVRLRPATVPDGGILEGPRVLRRLPEGAEERPYELFALRPLGRVIGAEIGGVDLARPLTPALHAELNRALLEWKVLFFRDQDITSAHQRAFAANWGELETNPFIPKGETEDTTRFTRSASMPAFENIWHVDVTFRPAPALGSVLRLIEVPPFGGDTMWADMAAAYDNLPEDIRERIDGLTAVHDFIPGFDRFSDPEVLLRHQDAFPPVEHPVVRTHPETGRRTLFVNQAFTTHIAGIDRDESDRLLRYLFSRAHIPEFQVRFTWRPGSVAFWDNRATQHYAVNDYHPHARVAERVAIVGDRPF; this is encoded by the coding sequence ATGTCCATCGAACTGCCCGACCGTGTCCGTCTCCGCCCCGCGACCGTCCCCGACGGCGGCATCCTCGAAGGACCGCGCGTGCTGCGGCGCCTGCCGGAGGGCGCGGAAGAACGTCCGTACGAGCTTTTCGCGCTGCGCCCGCTGGGCCGGGTGATCGGCGCCGAGATCGGCGGCGTCGACCTCGCCCGCCCGCTGACGCCCGCCCTCCACGCGGAGCTGAACCGCGCGCTGCTGGAGTGGAAGGTGCTGTTCTTCCGCGACCAGGACATCACTTCGGCGCACCAGCGCGCGTTCGCCGCCAACTGGGGTGAACTGGAGACGAACCCGTTCATCCCGAAGGGGGAGACCGAGGACACCACCCGGTTCACCAGGTCGGCGAGCATGCCCGCGTTCGAGAACATCTGGCACGTGGACGTCACGTTCCGGCCCGCGCCGGCGCTCGGCTCGGTCCTGCGGCTGATCGAGGTCCCGCCGTTCGGCGGCGACACGATGTGGGCCGACATGGCCGCCGCCTACGACAACCTGCCGGAAGACATCCGTGAACGTATCGACGGGCTGACCGCGGTCCACGACTTCATCCCCGGCTTCGACCGCTTCTCCGATCCAGAAGTGCTGTTGCGTCACCAGGACGCCTTCCCGCCGGTCGAGCATCCGGTCGTCCGCACGCATCCGGAAACCGGGCGCCGCACCCTCTTCGTGAACCAGGCCTTCACGACCCACATCGCCGGCATCGACCGCGACGAGAGCGACAGGCTCCTGCGGTACCTGTTCAGCCGCGCGCACATCCCGGAGTTCCAGGTGCGTTTCACCTGGCGGCCCGGTTCGGTGGCCTTCTGGGACAACCGCGCCACGCAGCACTACGCCGTCAACGACTACCACCCGCACGCGCGGGTCGCCGAACGTGTCGCCATCGTGGGTGACCGGCCGTTCTGA
- a CDS encoding antitoxin, giving the protein MGINFDELKNKATDALREHNDKIEGGLDKAAGFAKSKFSGHDSQIDSGVDKAKGFINKFDDTPDNPPQDQQQPNQQPPQGQ; this is encoded by the coding sequence ATGGGCATCAACTTCGATGAATTGAAGAACAAGGCCACCGACGCTCTCCGCGAGCACAACGACAAGATCGAGGGCGGCCTGGACAAGGCGGCGGGCTTCGCCAAGTCGAAGTTCTCCGGTCACGACTCCCAGATCGACTCCGGCGTGGACAAGGCGAAGGGGTTCATCAACAAGTTCGACGACACCCCGGACAACCCGCCCCAGGACCAGCAGCAGCCGAACCAGCAGCCGCCGCAGGGCCAGTAA
- a CDS encoding prephenate dehydrogenase gives MIGLGLIGGSLLRAAHSIGRTTFGAAISDRDADAASRAGYDVTTQVEAALSKAAERDAMIVLAVPLPAVEDVLRTVSRVAGHCVLTDVTSVKGPVLDTVRRRAPYAKFVGGHPMAGTADSGWKASNPALFGGAAWVLGVEHDTDLTAWAEVAQLVLDVGAHVVPLPADSHDETVARISHLPHIFAAILATIGAQGGPLAMSLAAGSYTDGTRVAGSSPALVRAMTEGNRDALLPIVDEALGRLGAARGSLASTGGLAVTVNAGYEGAQAFATSKDAERAGVRVSLTAPDARDGLIALGERGGRITSIDGDTALGEVS, from the coding sequence GTGATCGGGCTCGGGTTGATCGGCGGTTCGCTGCTGCGCGCGGCGCATTCGATCGGCCGCACCACGTTCGGGGCGGCGATCTCCGACCGCGACGCGGACGCGGCCAGCAGAGCGGGTTACGACGTGACCACGCAGGTCGAAGCGGCGCTGAGCAAGGCGGCGGAGCGGGACGCGATGATCGTGCTCGCGGTGCCGCTGCCCGCGGTCGAGGACGTACTCCGGACAGTCTCGCGGGTGGCCGGGCACTGCGTGCTCACCGACGTCACCAGCGTGAAGGGCCCGGTGCTCGACACCGTCCGGCGCCGGGCGCCGTACGCGAAGTTCGTCGGCGGGCATCCGATGGCGGGGACGGCGGACTCGGGCTGGAAGGCGAGCAACCCGGCGCTGTTCGGCGGCGCCGCCTGGGTGCTGGGCGTCGAGCACGACACCGATCTGACGGCTTGGGCCGAGGTCGCGCAGCTGGTACTGGACGTCGGCGCGCACGTCGTGCCGCTGCCCGCGGACTCGCACGACGAGACTGTCGCGCGGATCTCGCATCTGCCGCATATCTTCGCGGCCATCCTGGCCACGATCGGCGCGCAGGGCGGGCCGCTGGCGATGTCGCTGGCCGCCGGGTCCTACACGGACGGCACGCGGGTGGCCGGGTCGAGCCCGGCGCTGGTGCGGGCGATGACGGAGGGCAACCGGGACGCGCTGCTGCCGATCGTCGACGAAGCGCTCGGACGGCTGGGCGCCGCCCGGGGTTCGCTGGCCTCGACGGGCGGCCTCGCGGTGACGGTCAACGCCGGTTACGAGGGTGCGCAAGCGTTTGCGACCAGCAAGGACGCGGAACGGGCCGGAGTGCGCGTCAGCCTCACCGCCCCGGACGCGCGGGACGGCCTGATCGCCCTCGGCGAGCGCGGTGGCCGGATCACGTCGATCGACGGCGACACCGCTCTCGGCGAGGTCTCCTGA
- a CDS encoding oxidoreductase, protein MSQYPNLLSPLDLGFTTLRNRVIMGSMHTGLEDKEAHFPQLAEYYAERARGGVGLIVTGGFAPNRTGWLLPLASKLSTRAEAKAHKQLTDPVHEAGGKIALQILHAGRYSYHPLSVSASGIKAPINPFKPRSLSGYGVLRQIRAFADCAFLAKEAGYDGVEIMGSEGYFINQFLAERTNKRTDKWGGSAENRRRIAVEIVRRTREAVGEDFIIIYRLSMLDLVEGGQSWEDVVTLAKEVEEAGATIINTGIGWHEARVPTIVTSVPRAAFTWVTGKLKPHVGIPVVTSNRINMPEVAEEALAGGDADLVSMARPFLADPEWIRKAETGREDEINTCIACNQACLDHAFKRKLVSCMVNPRAGHETTLTLSPTRKTKRVAVVGAGPAGLAAATSLAERGHAVELFEAEDEIGGQFGIARKIPGKEEFAETIRYYTRRLEVTGVKVHLGSRATAAGLVDAGFDEVVLATGVTPRVPSLPGIDHPKVLSYVDVVRHGKPVGGKVAVIGAGGIGVDVSEFLTHTTSPALDLGAWMAEWGVTDPEQAPGGLTERKVEPSPRQVFLLQRKKSGIGAGLGKTSGWVHRAALKAKRVEQLTGVTYDRIDDDGLHITVGDKPRVLDVDTVVVCAGQEPVRDLADDLRTAGLPVHLIGGADVAAELDAKRAIDQGTRLAAVL, encoded by the coding sequence ATGAGCCAGTACCCGAACCTGCTGTCCCCGCTCGATCTCGGCTTCACCACCCTGCGCAACAGGGTGATCATGGGCTCGATGCACACCGGCCTCGAGGACAAGGAAGCGCATTTCCCGCAACTGGCCGAGTACTACGCCGAACGCGCCCGGGGTGGCGTCGGGCTGATCGTCACCGGCGGGTTCGCGCCGAACCGGACGGGCTGGCTCCTGCCGCTGGCGTCGAAGCTTTCGACCCGCGCGGAAGCCAAGGCGCACAAGCAACTCACCGATCCCGTGCACGAGGCGGGCGGCAAGATCGCGTTGCAGATCCTGCACGCGGGCCGGTATTCCTACCATCCGCTGAGCGTTTCGGCGTCCGGGATCAAGGCGCCGATCAACCCCTTCAAGCCACGGTCCCTTTCCGGCTACGGAGTGCTGCGGCAGATCCGCGCGTTCGCCGATTGTGCCTTCCTGGCCAAGGAAGCGGGCTACGACGGCGTCGAGATCATGGGGTCCGAGGGCTACTTCATCAACCAGTTCCTCGCCGAGCGGACCAACAAGCGCACCGACAAATGGGGCGGCAGCGCGGAAAACCGGCGGCGGATCGCCGTCGAGATCGTGCGCCGCACGCGCGAGGCGGTCGGCGAGGACTTCATCATCATCTACCGGCTGTCCATGTTGGACCTCGTCGAAGGCGGCCAAAGCTGGGAAGACGTCGTCACCCTGGCCAAGGAGGTCGAAGAGGCGGGCGCGACGATCATCAACACCGGCATCGGCTGGCACGAGGCCCGGGTGCCGACGATCGTGACGTCCGTGCCGCGCGCGGCGTTCACCTGGGTGACCGGGAAGCTCAAGCCGCACGTCGGGATCCCGGTCGTCACGTCGAACCGGATCAACATGCCCGAGGTCGCCGAGGAGGCGCTGGCCGGCGGCGACGCGGATCTGGTGTCGATGGCGCGGCCGTTCCTCGCCGACCCCGAATGGATCCGCAAGGCCGAGACCGGGCGCGAGGACGAGATCAACACCTGCATCGCCTGCAACCAGGCCTGCCTCGACCACGCGTTCAAGCGGAAACTCGTTTCCTGCATGGTCAATCCGCGCGCGGGCCACGAGACCACGTTGACCCTGTCGCCCACCCGGAAGACCAAACGCGTCGCCGTCGTCGGCGCGGGACCCGCCGGGCTCGCGGCCGCGACCAGCCTCGCCGAGCGGGGGCACGCCGTCGAACTGTTCGAGGCCGAGGACGAGATCGGCGGCCAGTTCGGGATCGCGCGGAAGATCCCCGGCAAGGAGGAGTTCGCGGAGACCATCCGGTACTACACGCGACGGCTGGAGGTCACCGGCGTCAAGGTCCACCTCGGCAGCCGCGCGACCGCCGCCGGGCTCGTGGACGCCGGATTCGACGAGGTCGTGCTGGCCACCGGCGTGACCCCCCGGGTGCCGTCGCTCCCCGGTATCGACCATCCCAAGGTGCTGTCCTATGTGGACGTCGTCCGGCACGGGAAACCGGTGGGCGGCAAGGTCGCGGTGATCGGCGCGGGCGGCATCGGCGTGGACGTCAGCGAGTTCCTGACGCACACCACCTCCCCCGCGCTCGACCTGGGCGCGTGGATGGCCGAATGGGGCGTCACCGATCCGGAGCAGGCGCCGGGCGGGCTGACCGAGCGGAAGGTCGAGCCGTCACCGCGGCAGGTCTTCCTGCTGCAGCGCAAGAAGTCCGGCATCGGCGCGGGGCTGGGCAAGACCAGCGGCTGGGTGCACCGGGCCGCGCTGAAGGCCAAGCGCGTCGAGCAGCTCACCGGGGTCACCTACGACCGGATCGACGACGACGGCCTGCACATCACCGTCGGTGACAAGCCGCGCGTGCTCGATGTGGACACCGTCGTCGTCTGCGCGGGTCAGGAGCCGGTGCGCGACCTCGCCGACGACCTGCGGACGGCCGGACTGCCGGTGCACCTGATCGGCGGCGCCGACGTCGCGGCGGAACTGGACGCCAAACGGGCCATCGATCAGGGAACGCGCCTCGCCGCCGTTCTCTGA
- a CDS encoding PadR family transcriptional regulator, which translates to MALEHAILVSLSERSGSGYELARRFEKSIGLWWSATHQQIYRVLKRMEDAGWIAVDHVAQSGKPDKKVYTVGDTGRAELARWLAEPDPAATARELAVKIRGATLGEPGAVAAEVTRHRDAHAAQLDAYLLIEKRDFPDPSVLSGQSLHQFLVLRGGIRTEQGHVEWLEEVLQAFHHDA; encoded by the coding sequence ATGGCATTGGAGCACGCGATCCTGGTTTCGCTGTCCGAGCGGTCCGGCTCGGGCTACGAGCTGGCGCGTCGCTTCGAGAAGTCCATCGGGCTGTGGTGGAGCGCCACCCACCAGCAGATCTACCGCGTCCTGAAGCGCATGGAGGACGCCGGCTGGATCGCCGTCGACCACGTCGCGCAGTCCGGGAAGCCCGACAAGAAGGTCTACACCGTCGGCGACACGGGCCGGGCCGAACTGGCCCGCTGGCTCGCCGAGCCCGATCCCGCCGCCACCGCCAGGGAGCTCGCCGTGAAGATCCGCGGCGCGACCCTCGGCGAGCCCGGCGCCGTCGCCGCCGAAGTCACCCGGCATCGCGACGCGCACGCGGCCCAGCTCGACGCCTACCTGCTGATCGAGAAGCGCGACTTCCCCGACCCGAGCGTCCTCAGTGGACAGTCGTTGCACCAGTTCCTCGTGCTGCGTGGAGGAATCCGAACCGAACAGGGCCACGTCGAGTGGCTCGAAGAAGTCCTCCAGGCATTCCACCACGATGCGTAA
- a CDS encoding SAM-dependent methyltransferase: MTMIDHDAALKAVENSLDRPSAARVYDYFIGGDTHYAIDREFAEKVRKRLPLMGDYCTTSRQFLGRAVRHCAELGIRQFVDIGSGLPTAGNVHEVADEARPEEDTHVLYIDNEPIALAHSTLLLADTADPDRHHAIAADLFDPEGLWERVMDSGIIDVRQPMALVINAVMHFIKDEQDPDALLDFYRDRLAPGSLLVLSQMTNENPANDEERQALLDILEYYETTTNPGFLRTMDEFRRFFGGWPLLEPGLVYAPAWHPDEKTVFAGAPSESRVIGGIARKP; the protein is encoded by the coding sequence ATGACGATGATCGATCACGACGCGGCGCTCAAGGCCGTCGAGAACAGCTTGGACCGGCCGTCCGCGGCGCGGGTCTACGACTACTTCATCGGCGGCGACACCCACTACGCCATCGACCGCGAGTTCGCCGAGAAGGTGCGCAAACGCCTGCCGCTCATGGGCGACTACTGCACGACCAGCAGGCAGTTCCTCGGCCGGGCCGTGCGGCACTGCGCGGAACTGGGCATCCGGCAGTTCGTCGACATCGGCTCCGGCCTGCCGACCGCGGGCAACGTGCACGAGGTCGCCGACGAGGCGCGACCGGAGGAGGACACCCACGTCCTCTACATCGACAACGAGCCGATCGCGCTCGCGCACTCGACCCTGCTGCTCGCCGACACCGCCGACCCGGACCGGCACCACGCCATCGCCGCGGACCTGTTCGACCCCGAGGGCCTCTGGGAGCGGGTCATGGACTCCGGCATCATCGATGTCCGGCAGCCCATGGCGCTGGTGATCAACGCGGTCATGCACTTCATCAAGGACGAGCAGGACCCCGACGCGCTGCTGGACTTCTACCGCGACCGGCTCGCGCCGGGCTCGCTGCTGGTGCTCTCGCAGATGACCAACGAGAACCCGGCCAACGACGAGGAGCGGCAGGCGCTGCTCGACATCCTCGAGTACTACGAGACCACGACGAACCCCGGTTTCCTGCGCACGATGGACGAGTTCCGGCGGTTCTTCGGCGGCTGGCCGCTGCTGGAGCCGGGCCTGGTCTACGCGCCGGCGTGGCACCCGGACGAGAAGACGGTCTTCGCCGGTGCGCCCTCGGAATCGCGCGTCATCGGCGGCATCGCCCGCAAGCCGTAA
- a CDS encoding MarR family winged helix-turn-helix transcriptional regulator, whose protein sequence is MPTDNTGSLCLDDQLCFGLYAASRAVTALYRVVLDDLGLTYPQYLVMLALWEKDERLVKELGTLLNLDSGTLSPLLKRLEKSGLVRRDRQADDERSVRISLTEDGSRLRDRASGIPKIIGDAMGLDAAGLARTRAELDRLTESVNAYRETYVPAG, encoded by the coding sequence ATGCCAACGGACAACACCGGATCGCTGTGCCTGGACGATCAACTGTGCTTCGGGCTCTACGCGGCATCGCGGGCCGTGACCGCGCTCTATCGCGTCGTGCTCGACGATCTGGGCCTGACCTATCCGCAGTACTTGGTGATGCTCGCGCTCTGGGAGAAGGACGAGCGGCTGGTCAAGGAACTCGGCACCCTGCTGAACCTCGACTCCGGGACGCTGTCGCCGCTGCTCAAGCGGCTGGAGAAGTCCGGGCTGGTCCGGCGTGACCGGCAGGCCGACGATGAGCGGTCCGTTCGCATCAGCCTGACCGAGGACGGCTCCCGGCTCCGGGACCGCGCGAGCGGGATCCCGAAGATCATCGGCGACGCGATGGGCCTCGACGCGGCCGGACTCGCCCGCACCCGCGCGGAACTCGATCGCTTGACCGAATCCGTGAACGCCTACCGCGAGACCTACGTTCCCGCCGGTTAG
- a CDS encoding alpha/beta hydrolase produces MTANPHKLVLEPAAQAFVEATATPPFLFQLPPEEGRKAVDEVQGGEVELPAADVETTHVDGVEVRIVRPPGATGPLPVIVYIHGAGWVFGNFHTHERLVRELAVGTGAAVVFPEYDRSPEARYPVAIEQNYAVAKWVAEHGAENGLDSTKIAIAGDSVGGNMTAALTLLAKQRGDVTFRQQVLFYPVTDANFDTESYQKFAEGYFLALDGMKWFWDQYTTDPAQRAEITASPLRASLDELSGLPPALVITGEADVLRDEGEAYAAKLRQAGVPVTAVRYQGIVHDFVMLNTLRETHAAEAAIKQAIEVLRTALAG; encoded by the coding sequence ATGACCGCCAACCCGCACAAGCTGGTCCTCGAACCGGCCGCCCAGGCCTTCGTCGAAGCCACCGCCACCCCGCCGTTCCTCTTCCAGCTGCCGCCCGAGGAAGGGCGCAAGGCCGTCGACGAGGTCCAGGGTGGCGAGGTCGAACTGCCCGCCGCGGACGTCGAGACCACGCACGTCGACGGCGTCGAGGTCCGCATCGTCCGCCCGCCGGGCGCCACCGGCCCGCTGCCCGTGATCGTCTACATCCATGGCGCCGGCTGGGTCTTCGGGAACTTCCACACCCACGAGCGCCTGGTCCGTGAACTCGCCGTCGGCACCGGCGCGGCCGTCGTCTTCCCCGAGTACGACCGCTCGCCGGAGGCGCGCTACCCGGTCGCCATCGAGCAGAACTACGCCGTGGCGAAGTGGGTCGCCGAGCACGGCGCCGAGAACGGGCTCGACAGCACGAAAATCGCCATCGCGGGTGACTCCGTCGGGGGGAACATGACCGCCGCCCTCACCCTGCTCGCGAAACAGCGCGGTGACGTCACCTTCCGCCAGCAGGTCCTCTTCTACCCGGTAACCGACGCGAACTTCGACACCGAGTCCTACCAGAAGTTCGCCGAGGGATACTTCCTCGCCCTCGACGGCATGAAGTGGTTCTGGGACCAGTACACGACCGACCCGGCGCAGCGTGCGGAGATCACCGCGTCGCCGTTGCGGGCGAGCCTCGACGAGTTGTCGGGCCTGCCGCCCGCGCTGGTCATCACCGGAGAGGCCGACGTCCTGCGCGACGAGGGCGAGGCGTACGCCGCCAAGCTGCGTCAGGCCGGAGTGCCGGTGACGGCCGTGCGCTACCAGGGCATCGTCCACGACTTCGTCATGCTCAACACGCTGCGCGAAACGCACGCCGCGGAGGCGGCGATCAAGCAGGCGATCGAGGTGTTGCGCACCGCTCTCGCGGGCTGA
- a CDS encoding alpha/beta hydrolase, with amino-acid sequence MGLGLSAIRLDSTLNLVIVVVLTLLAIIAVPFLWERWRRKVLGRSTTILVAVVLIVVSTGMGGNMIGKFFPTVGALFGTGVYSGENTDAVAGENGSDLDKLRDAGAMRAKEGKGSVVHMTVTGKRTGLTRDVSVYFPPQYYDPAYRALKFPVIEWIPNYPSGPEVVTGPYELPAKLDAAIAKHVLPPTLVVIPDPTGKPKVGHDTECIDQVNGTANDTYLSADIRDWAIEKLGANPQRKAWTMAGWSSGGYCAMNLVTRHPQWYGQAASVSGYYKASVDAETENLFKGRQDIVDANTITVNMQKHPSPVDILAIAGDKESFESFSIDQLQAAVRAPATLSSWRIADAGHNMNTFKAQVPDVLAWIGARTVPPSAPQDKKIVSNGGVTPWPLPNTGAKGALVDVVE; translated from the coding sequence ATGGGACTGGGACTGAGTGCCATCCGGCTCGATTCCACGCTGAACCTCGTCATCGTCGTGGTGCTGACGCTGCTCGCGATCATCGCCGTGCCGTTCCTCTGGGAGCGCTGGCGCCGCAAGGTGCTCGGCCGCAGCACCACGATCCTCGTCGCGGTGGTGCTGATCGTGGTCAGCACCGGGATGGGCGGGAACATGATCGGCAAGTTCTTCCCGACGGTCGGTGCGCTGTTCGGCACCGGCGTCTACTCGGGGGAGAACACCGACGCCGTCGCGGGTGAGAACGGTTCGGACCTCGACAAGCTGCGCGACGCCGGGGCGATGCGGGCCAAGGAGGGCAAGGGCTCCGTCGTGCACATGACGGTGACCGGCAAGCGCACCGGGCTCACGCGCGACGTCTCGGTCTACTTCCCGCCCCAGTACTACGATCCCGCGTACCGGGCGCTCAAGTTCCCGGTCATCGAATGGATCCCGAACTACCCGTCCGGGCCGGAAGTGGTCACCGGGCCGTACGAACTGCCCGCCAAGCTCGACGCGGCCATCGCGAAGCACGTGCTCCCGCCGACCCTCGTGGTCATCCCGGATCCGACCGGGAAGCCGAAGGTCGGCCACGACACCGAATGCATCGACCAGGTGAACGGGACCGCCAACGACACCTACCTGAGCGCCGACATCCGCGACTGGGCGATCGAGAAACTCGGCGCCAACCCGCAGCGGAAGGCCTGGACGATGGCGGGCTGGTCCTCGGGCGGATATTGCGCGATGAACCTGGTGACCCGGCACCCGCAGTGGTACGGCCAGGCGGCGAGCGTCAGCGGGTACTACAAGGCTTCGGTGGACGCGGAGACGGAGAACCTGTTCAAGGGCAGGCAGGACATCGTCGACGCGAACACGATCACGGTGAACATGCAGAAGCATCCGTCGCCGGTCGACATCCTCGCGATCGCCGGGGACAAGGAAAGCTTCGAGAGTTTCTCGATCGACCAGCTCCAGGCCGCCGTACGCGCGCCCGCGACGCTCTCGTCGTGGCGGATCGCGGACGCCGGGCACAACATGAACACCTTCAAGGCGCAGGTCCCCGACGTGCTGGCGTGGATCGGCGCGCGGACCGTGCCGCCGAGCGCGCCGCAGGACAAGAAGATCGTCTCCAACGGCGGTGTCACCCCGTGGCCGCTGCCCAACACCGGTGCGAAGGGCGCGCTGGTCGACGTCGTCGAGTAG
- a CDS encoding oxygenase MpaB family protein, producing MSTGARLPVVTPLGPDSVAWQVVGDRRLLLGAGTALLLQVAHPVIGAGVHDHSNYVEDPWGRLDRTIDSLLRQVFGGREAIAEAERLREMHKAIKGVDHHGERYHALNPDAYWWVHGSTFWATVRMQEVFVRPLSRREKQRLYAEWRCLGLLLGLREHHMPADLEGFETYFDDVVANRLEDNHTVRELLGSITMRDTPPPPWWFLPEALWRPVRPAGGNVLTLCATGLLPPVLRGRLSLKWTDEDERRLQRLGAVTRATGKRVPARLRLYPNAYRAKRG from the coding sequence ATGAGCACCGGAGCCCGCCTGCCCGTCGTGACCCCGCTCGGCCCGGATTCCGTTGCGTGGCAAGTGGTCGGCGACCGGAGGCTGCTGCTCGGCGCGGGGACCGCGTTGCTGCTGCAGGTCGCGCATCCGGTGATCGGCGCGGGCGTCCACGACCATTCCAACTACGTCGAAGATCCGTGGGGACGCCTCGACCGGACCATCGATTCGTTGCTGCGCCAGGTTTTCGGCGGCCGGGAAGCGATCGCGGAGGCCGAGCGGCTCCGCGAGATGCACAAGGCGATCAAAGGCGTCGATCACCACGGCGAGCGCTATCACGCGCTCAACCCCGATGCCTATTGGTGGGTGCACGGCTCGACCTTCTGGGCAACCGTCCGCATGCAGGAAGTCTTCGTGCGTCCCTTGTCCCGCAGGGAAAAACAGCGCCTCTACGCGGAATGGCGATGTCTCGGCCTGCTCCTCGGCCTCCGCGAGCACCACATGCCCGCGGACCTCGAAGGCTTCGAGACGTACTTCGACGACGTCGTCGCGAACCGGCTCGAAGACAACCACACGGTCCGGGAGCTGCTCGGCTCGATCACCATGCGGGACACTCCTCCGCCGCCATGGTGGTTCTTGCCGGAAGCCTTGTGGCGCCCCGTCCGGCCGGCGGGCGGGAACGTACTGACGCTCTGCGCGACCGGCCTGCTGCCGCCGGTCCTGCGTGGCCGGTTGAGTCTCAAGTGGACAGACGAAGACGAGCGCCGTCTCCAAAGGCTGGGAGCGGTCACCAGGGCGACCGGGAAACGAGTGCCCGCCCGTCTTCGCCTGTATCCCAACGCTTACCGCGCCAAGCGCGGCTAG
- a CDS encoding DUF4383 domain-containing protein, with translation MARVQRARIRTAGIQPAQVLAGLASLAFLVFGIVGFTRTGFADFIGRSDETVLGFSVNPLYNLGFVLLGAIGLLLTFGSGRSRVFGLLTFAAFGALFVWGLMITGTVSTNPVSQAGNPFNLNGPDNWLHLGLAALGLVIAFLPARHKVLLPEDEEETVVADRADSATVVEPVADGSGRPKHEKSPAIAREERPPGLAH, from the coding sequence ATGGCACGTGTACAACGCGCTCGTATCCGGACGGCGGGAATCCAGCCCGCGCAGGTCCTGGCCGGACTGGCGAGCCTGGCATTCCTGGTGTTCGGGATCGTGGGCTTCACCAGGACCGGGTTCGCCGACTTCATCGGCCGGAGCGACGAGACCGTTCTCGGGTTCTCAGTGAACCCGCTCTACAACCTCGGGTTCGTCCTGCTGGGCGCGATCGGTCTGCTGCTGACCTTCGGTTCGGGCCGGTCCCGGGTCTTCGGTCTTCTGACGTTCGCGGCCTTCGGGGCGCTGTTCGTCTGGGGTCTGATGATCACGGGGACCGTTTCGACGAACCCGGTCTCACAGGCGGGCAACCCGTTCAACCTCAACGGGCCGGACAACTGGCTGCACCTCGGCCTCGCCGCGCTCGGGCTGGTGATCGCGTTCCTGCCCGCGCGGCACAAGGTGCTGCTGCCGGAGGACGAAGAGGAAACCGTGGTGGCGGATCGGGCCGACAGTGCCACGGTCGTCGAACCCGTCGCGGACGGTTCGGGACGGCCGAAGCATGAGAAAAGCCCGGCCATCGCTCGCGAAGAGCGTCCGCCGGGCCTTGCCCACTAG
- a CDS encoding SCO0930 family lipoprotein, with the protein MLRKRFVVAAASAAAGLVVLSACSGGTEAAAPAVAPAAAVAGAGGNAPAAKGETKVAVAEAGELGQVLVDKDGFTLYRFDKDSAKPPKSNCDGDCAKAWPPMLADGEVQIEGVDQALVGELTRADGRKQVTVGGWALYRYAKDAKAGEVKGQGVGSTWYAANAKGAKAGQAAKEAKEAPAAEKADGAKKLVATEVDGIGPAIVDQEGFTLYMFTKDKKNKQPTCNGDCAKTWPPMLAEGDVQLEGIDSKLLGTVKRADGTTQVTVGGWAVYRYAKDANAGEANGHGVGGTWFVIEPAGCKSTAPVKNKAAQSGNASPKKEEGAPAGSGGSEYGY; encoded by the coding sequence ATGCTTCGCAAGCGTTTCGTCGTCGCAGCGGCGTCCGCGGCCGCGGGCCTGGTGGTGCTGTCGGCCTGCTCCGGTGGCACCGAGGCAGCCGCACCCGCCGTCGCACCCGCCGCGGCGGTCGCCGGAGCGGGCGGGAACGCCCCCGCGGCCAAGGGTGAGACCAAGGTGGCCGTGGCCGAAGCCGGGGAGCTCGGTCAGGTGCTCGTCGACAAGGACGGGTTCACCTTGTACCGCTTCGACAAGGACAGCGCGAAGCCGCCGAAGTCCAATTGCGACGGTGACTGCGCGAAGGCCTGGCCGCCGATGCTCGCGGACGGCGAAGTGCAGATCGAGGGCGTGGACCAGGCCCTGGTCGGTGAACTGACCCGCGCCGACGGCCGCAAGCAGGTCACCGTCGGCGGGTGGGCGCTCTACCGCTACGCCAAGGACGCCAAGGCCGGCGAGGTGAAGGGCCAGGGCGTCGGCAGCACTTGGTACGCCGCGAACGCCAAGGGCGCCAAGGCGGGCCAGGCGGCCAAGGAAGCCAAAGAGGCTCCGGCCGCGGAGAAGGCGGACGGCGCGAAGAAGCTGGTCGCGACCGAGGTCGACGGCATCGGACCGGCCATTGTGGACCAGGAGGGCTTCACCCTCTACATGTTCACCAAGGACAAGAAGAACAAGCAGCCGACCTGCAACGGTGACTGCGCGAAGACCTGGCCGCCGATGCTCGCCGAGGGCGACGTCCAGCTCGAAGGCATCGACTCGAAGCTGCTCGGCACGGTGAAGCGCGCGGACGGCACCACTCAGGTCACCGTCGGCGGCTGGGCCGTCTACCGCTACGCCAAGGACGCCAATGCCGGTGAGGCGAACGGTCACGGCGTCGGCGGTACCTGGTTCGTCATCGAGCCCGCCGGGTGCAAGAGCACCGCGCCGGTGAAGAACAAGGCGGCCCAGAGCGGGAACGCCTCCCCCAAGAAGGAGGAAGGCGCTCCCGCCGGGTCCGGTGGTTCGGAGTACGGCTACTGA